Proteins from a genomic interval of Mycobacterium conspicuum:
- a CDS encoding class I adenylate-forming enzyme family protein, giving the protein MSTTEPVAAAAPNPFEGGVPFGTKLRELAEQRRDDPAVTVVALDGTAQALTFGELDARANQWGRALAASGAETGSYVALAIPNSQHLVLATLGCWKIGAVPIPMHWDLPEWERDRVRAVIDPAVVVDEQSRWELGARAADESESPLPVAISPTANGICSSGSTGVPKVILNLAPSLWIPQQGEPFMANWTPVPQPQTIMVPAPMYHTNGFATFLMLLAGDHLVILEKFDAALVLDVIEKYRITNFTATPTMLARIAARPDVRQRDLSSIVFILQGAAVMPPALLHTWFELLSPEQILTAYGMTENLGLTALRGDEWLTHPGSVGRGFRDTEIRILDAEKRPLGPGEDGDVYLRAPMSAGYRYLGGAPPLPSTEDGFRSAGDIGHLDADGYLYIVDRRVDMIISGGANVFPAEVESALAGHPGIADVVVIGLADQQWGRRVHAVVQLADTDGQAPLTEQQVIDYAKSRLAPYKAPKTVEFVDAIPRTAATKVNRSAMIAARGG; this is encoded by the coding sequence GTGAGCACGACCGAGCCCGTCGCCGCCGCGGCGCCCAACCCATTCGAGGGCGGCGTTCCGTTCGGGACCAAACTTCGCGAGCTCGCCGAACAGCGTCGGGACGACCCGGCGGTGACCGTTGTCGCCCTCGACGGCACCGCGCAGGCGCTGACCTTCGGTGAACTCGACGCCCGCGCCAACCAGTGGGGGCGCGCGCTGGCCGCTAGTGGCGCCGAGACGGGTTCCTATGTCGCACTGGCGATCCCGAATTCACAGCACCTAGTGCTGGCGACGTTGGGGTGCTGGAAGATTGGCGCGGTCCCCATTCCGATGCATTGGGATCTGCCCGAATGGGAGCGCGACCGGGTGCGCGCGGTGATCGACCCCGCCGTGGTTGTCGACGAACAGAGCCGCTGGGAGTTGGGGGCGCGGGCGGCCGACGAGTCGGAAAGCCCTTTACCCGTAGCGATTTCGCCGACCGCAAACGGAATCTGCAGCAGCGGGTCGACCGGCGTGCCCAAGGTGATCCTCAACCTGGCACCCTCGCTCTGGATCCCTCAGCAAGGCGAACCGTTCATGGCGAACTGGACGCCGGTGCCCCAGCCGCAGACGATCATGGTCCCCGCTCCGATGTATCACACCAACGGCTTCGCCACCTTCCTGATGCTGCTGGCCGGCGACCACCTCGTGATACTCGAAAAGTTCGACGCGGCACTGGTTTTGGACGTGATCGAGAAATACCGGATCACCAATTTCACGGCCACGCCGACGATGTTGGCACGCATCGCCGCGCGTCCCGACGTCCGGCAGCGCGACCTGTCCAGCATCGTGTTCATCCTGCAGGGTGCGGCGGTGATGCCGCCGGCGCTGCTGCACACCTGGTTCGAGCTGCTGAGCCCCGAACAGATCCTCACCGCCTACGGCATGACCGAGAATCTCGGGCTGACCGCGTTGCGCGGCGACGAGTGGCTGACGCATCCGGGCAGCGTCGGCCGCGGTTTCCGCGACACCGAGATCCGGATTCTGGATGCCGAGAAACGACCGCTTGGCCCCGGCGAGGACGGCGATGTTTACCTGCGTGCGCCGATGAGTGCCGGCTACCGCTATCTGGGTGGGGCGCCGCCACTGCCGTCGACCGAGGATGGGTTCCGCTCCGCCGGCGACATCGGCCATCTCGACGCCGACGGCTATCTCTACATCGTCGACCGCCGCGTCGACATGATCATCAGTGGTGGCGCCAATGTCTTCCCGGCGGAGGTGGAATCCGCGTTGGCCGGCCACCCGGGCATCGCCGACGTGGTGGTGATCGGACTCGCAGATCAGCAATGGGGCCGAAGGGTGCATGCCGTGGTGCAACTCGCCGACACCGATGGCCAAGCGCCGCTAACCGAACAGCAAGTGATCGACTACGCCAAGAGTCGACTCGCACCGTATAAGGCGCCCAAGACCGTCGAATTCGTCGACGCGATTCCGCGCACCGCGGCAACCAAGGTCAATCGCTCGGCGATGATCGCGGCCCGGGGCGGCTAA
- a CDS encoding LuxR C-terminal-related transcriptional regulator, with protein sequence MSALEDGADFRGVALIGGGGVGKSTLARAVAEALEPRGAVVRYVLCTRTGSTVPLGAFYRSVTVDAQEPAAMLAAAQRNLEQDENLVVVVDDAQLLDPLSSTLVYELAASGSARLIVTIRSGDPVPDAVTTLLKERMLLSLRIDAFTREQTAVFARTILGGVVDSRLIGELHGQTAGNPLLLRGLLDAGRETGVLVRTDEGWQLRGALCADRQLHDLLEFRLQSLAPQELETVEILAAAEVLDWEILRGLCDPDVVGSLERRGVIQVVADGSSTVARLSHPIVGKAALRRAGVVRSRQLNSLLAQQLRLQMQIQEQRSGLADVRTRIKLAQFMTRSDVSPDLGLIVKAAASAVRMSDMACGEDLARFALERGGGVRAAVVFAEAIGWQGRGGEVEAVLNAVDLDGADESLIVRWGCLRATNLFFSCRLVEPARLALDDVRARVGSEELLALVTAMEATFACFSGDIRTALKLGLTLCTPGVQPLARTWATTWMCWALALAGQCGEVQRLAETGQAVASNQPRPYRFAMGLAQVVGLTAAGDNLAAERVWQRYAPASKVWPAENTFLLAMLGLVQLARGALASACAAFQDSISAMAPGFPSGWLMLLAALSAQAEGARGNAEAAAAALRRSEQAYGPHIAVFLPELELARAWERAAAGQTAAARTHAVRAAQVARQSGMDAVEMRALHTAARFDDRSQAERLAELATTLNTPMAEAVAQHARGLADHDGDLLDGAAERFAAMGAVALAADAAAQAAREHAGIGEREKELMSLTRARWVAGEGGIRTPAVHFVAQPLPLTEREREIATLATAGLSNRQIADRLVVSVRTVEGHLYRMFAKLGIDRREQLIQLVRLAWREP encoded by the coding sequence TTGTCAGCACTCGAGGATGGTGCGGACTTCCGGGGCGTCGCGCTGATCGGCGGTGGCGGCGTTGGGAAATCGACGCTCGCTCGCGCCGTCGCCGAGGCACTCGAGCCGCGTGGGGCGGTGGTGCGGTACGTGCTGTGCACTCGAACCGGGTCGACGGTCCCGCTGGGCGCGTTCTATCGGTCGGTGACCGTCGACGCACAGGAACCGGCGGCCATGCTCGCGGCCGCGCAAAGAAACTTGGAGCAGGACGAGAACCTGGTCGTCGTCGTCGACGACGCGCAGCTACTCGATCCGCTGTCCTCGACGCTGGTATACGAGCTTGCCGCCAGCGGCAGCGCACGATTGATCGTGACGATCCGGTCCGGCGACCCGGTGCCCGATGCGGTAACCACGCTTCTGAAAGAGCGGATGCTGCTCAGCCTGCGCATTGACGCGTTTACCCGCGAGCAGACCGCTGTGTTCGCGCGCACCATACTCGGCGGGGTCGTCGATAGCCGGCTGATCGGCGAGCTGCACGGCCAGACCGCGGGCAACCCGCTGCTGCTGCGCGGCTTGCTGGACGCGGGGCGGGAAACTGGCGTGTTGGTGCGCACGGACGAGGGCTGGCAACTTCGCGGGGCGCTGTGTGCCGACCGCCAACTTCACGATCTGCTCGAGTTTCGGCTGCAATCCTTGGCGCCGCAGGAGTTGGAGACGGTAGAGATCTTGGCGGCCGCCGAGGTGCTGGACTGGGAGATTCTGCGCGGGCTGTGCGATCCCGACGTGGTGGGAAGCCTTGAGCGCCGCGGCGTAATCCAGGTGGTTGCCGACGGGTCAAGCACGGTGGCGCGGCTGTCTCACCCGATCGTGGGCAAGGCGGCACTCCGGCGAGCCGGCGTGGTGCGTTCGAGGCAACTCAATAGTCTACTGGCGCAACAACTTCGGTTGCAGATGCAGATCCAAGAGCAGCGGTCGGGGTTGGCTGACGTGCGCACCCGGATAAAGCTGGCCCAGTTCATGACGCGAAGCGACGTGTCGCCGGACCTCGGTTTGATCGTCAAGGCAGCGGCGAGCGCGGTGCGCATGTCGGACATGGCCTGCGGCGAGGACTTGGCCCGATTCGCACTTGAGCGCGGCGGTGGCGTGCGGGCGGCGGTGGTGTTCGCCGAGGCGATCGGCTGGCAGGGACGGGGGGGAGAGGTCGAAGCGGTGCTCAATGCCGTCGACCTCGATGGCGCCGATGAATCGCTGATCGTGCGGTGGGGCTGTCTGCGTGCCACAAACCTGTTCTTCAGTTGCCGGCTGGTTGAGCCGGCCCGGCTGGCGCTGGATGATGTGCGGGCGCGTGTCGGCTCTGAGGAGCTGCTTGCACTGGTCACGGCGATGGAAGCCACGTTTGCGTGCTTCTCCGGTGACATCCGAACGGCACTCAAACTCGGGCTCACCTTGTGTACACCCGGTGTGCAACCGTTGGCGAGGACGTGGGCGACGACGTGGATGTGCTGGGCACTGGCGCTGGCCGGGCAATGCGGCGAAGTCCAGCGCCTGGCCGAAACGGGCCAGGCAGTCGCGTCCAATCAGCCGAGACCGTATCGGTTCGCCATGGGTCTGGCCCAGGTGGTGGGACTGACCGCGGCTGGTGACAACCTGGCGGCCGAACGGGTTTGGCAACGGTATGCCCCGGCGAGCAAGGTGTGGCCCGCTGAAAACACCTTCCTGCTCGCGATGCTCGGCTTGGTGCAGCTTGCGCGCGGCGCGCTGGCGTCCGCCTGTGCCGCCTTCCAGGATTCGATTTCGGCGATGGCGCCCGGATTTCCGTCCGGCTGGTTGATGCTGTTGGCGGCCTTGTCAGCCCAGGCCGAGGGTGCGCGGGGAAACGCCGAAGCCGCCGCCGCGGCGCTGCGCCGGTCGGAGCAGGCGTACGGCCCGCACATCGCGGTGTTCCTGCCGGAGCTCGAGCTGGCCCGGGCCTGGGAACGGGCCGCCGCCGGCCAGACGGCGGCCGCGCGGACACATGCGGTACGGGCCGCACAGGTCGCGCGACAATCCGGGATGGACGCCGTCGAGATGCGCGCCCTGCACACCGCCGCCCGGTTCGATGACCGCTCGCAGGCCGAAAGGCTGGCGGAGCTGGCCACGACGCTGAACACTCCCATGGCCGAGGCGGTCGCGCAGCATGCTCGCGGCCTTGCCGACCACGACGGCGATCTGCTCGACGGCGCGGCCGAGCGGTTTGCCGCCATGGGCGCGGTCGCGCTCGCCGCCGACGCGGCGGCGCAGGCGGCGCGCGAACATGCGGGCATCGGCGAGCGGGAGAAGGAACTAATGTCTTTGACCCGCGCTCGCTGGGTCGCCGGCGAGGGCGGAATACGAACGCCCGCAGTCCATTTCGTGGCGCAACCGCTGCCGCTCACGGAGCGTGAACGTGAGATCGCGACGCTTGCTACCGCAGGTTTGTCCAACCGTCAGATCGCCGATCGGCTGGTTGTCTCGGTGCGGACGGTGGAGGGTCACCTTTATCGCATGTTCGCCAAGCTCGGCATCGACCGCCGCGAGCAGCTCATCCAGCTAGTACGTCTCGCTTGGCGCGAGCCCTGA
- a CDS encoding hotdog fold thioesterase has protein sequence MAGPSDESEVTRADRFIKTAVEILGETGRTDFTVQEVVTRSKTSLRAFYQHFSGKDELLLALFDRTIAQSVQIWRAETTGLDSTAALKFLIDRISQQPESSTQDSLNRALTLYNQHLAETRPREYARVLSPLHQLIRDIVGQGITEGVFNPGLDVGAAAAIVMQTVMGAQRLHWLGTELNGTPVDDGQLYDFCSRALGIRDTRDIDAEAGAPSLAELFALIGMRPGTRNGEFAMTMPVSPQVVNTSGALQGGLIATLVDVAGGQFGLNYLQPGTTMTTADLFVRYLRPIRQGSAYAVPRMLRSGKRAMVMQVDIYGEGDELLATATVNFAVINGATPKLPTWPEG, from the coding sequence ATGGCCGGCCCCAGCGACGAGAGCGAAGTCACGCGCGCCGACCGGTTCATCAAGACAGCGGTCGAGATACTCGGCGAAACCGGGCGGACCGACTTCACGGTGCAAGAGGTCGTCACACGCTCCAAGACCTCGCTGCGGGCCTTCTACCAACACTTCTCCGGCAAGGACGAACTGCTGCTCGCGCTGTTCGACAGGACCATCGCGCAATCGGTACAGATCTGGCGTGCCGAGACCACCGGATTGGACAGCACCGCCGCGCTGAAGTTTCTGATCGACCGGATCAGCCAACAGCCGGAATCAAGCACCCAAGACAGCCTCAATCGCGCGCTGACTCTGTACAACCAGCATTTGGCCGAGACCCGGCCGCGCGAATACGCCCGGGTGCTCTCTCCCCTGCATCAACTGATTCGCGACATCGTGGGGCAGGGCATCACCGAGGGAGTGTTCAATCCCGGACTCGATGTCGGTGCGGCGGCGGCCATCGTGATGCAGACGGTGATGGGCGCGCAGCGATTGCATTGGCTGGGCACCGAATTGAACGGAACTCCGGTCGACGACGGCCAGCTGTATGACTTCTGCAGCCGCGCCCTTGGCATCCGCGATACCCGTGATATCGATGCCGAGGCCGGCGCGCCCTCGCTCGCCGAATTGTTCGCCCTGATCGGCATGCGCCCGGGCACCCGCAATGGCGAATTCGCGATGACGATGCCGGTCAGCCCGCAGGTGGTCAACACCTCCGGCGCGCTGCAGGGCGGCTTGATCGCCACGCTGGTCGACGTGGCCGGGGGACAGTTCGGACTGAATTATCTGCAGCCGGGCACCACCATGACGACCGCCGATCTTTTCGTCCGCTACCTACGGCCGATTCGGCAGGGCTCGGCCTACGCGGTGCCCCGGATGTTGCGCTCCGGCAAGCGGGCGATGGTCATGCAGGTCGACATTTACGGCGAGGGCGACGAGCTCCTCGCGACCGCGACCGTGAACTTCGCCGTCATCAACGGGGCGACGCCCAAGCTGCCCACCTGGCCGGAGGGCTAG
- a CDS encoding amidohydrolase family protein: MPSRELSFPVFDADNHMYEPQEALTKFLPDHRKHVIDYVQVRGRTKIVVRGHISEYIPNPTFEVVARPGAQEDYFRNGAQGKTYREILGEPMKAIPAFREPGARLEVMDELGIDYALMFPTLASLVEERMKDDPEMTHDVIHALNQWMHEQWSFNYKDRIFATPVITLPIVDRALEELEWCLERGARTVLVRPAPVPGFKGSRSFGLEEFDPFWQACIQAEIPVSMHASDSGYSEFANVWEPGDEFLPFKPTAFRSFAMGHRPILDAMGALVCHGALSRNPELRILSIENGADWVPDLFKGLKGVYKKMPQSFSEDPIEAFKRCVYITPFWEDRFTEIVKMVGTDRVMFGSDWPHPEGLKDPITFVDELTDFDEEDIAKIMGGNLMKLMKVANPVSA; the protein is encoded by the coding sequence ATGCCGTCTCGCGAGCTTTCCTTCCCCGTCTTCGACGCCGACAACCACATGTACGAGCCGCAGGAAGCGCTGACCAAATTCCTGCCGGACCACCGCAAGCACGTCATCGACTACGTGCAGGTCCGCGGCCGCACCAAGATCGTCGTGCGCGGCCACATCAGCGAGTACATCCCGAACCCCACCTTCGAGGTGGTGGCCCGGCCGGGCGCGCAGGAGGACTACTTCCGCAACGGCGCACAGGGCAAGACCTACCGCGAGATCTTGGGCGAGCCGATGAAAGCCATCCCGGCCTTCCGCGAGCCGGGTGCGCGCCTGGAAGTCATGGATGAGCTCGGCATCGACTATGCGCTGATGTTCCCGACGCTGGCCAGCCTGGTCGAAGAGCGCATGAAGGACGACCCGGAGATGACCCACGACGTCATCCACGCGCTGAACCAGTGGATGCACGAGCAGTGGTCGTTCAACTATAAGGACCGGATCTTCGCCACCCCGGTCATCACCCTGCCCATCGTCGACCGCGCGCTGGAAGAACTGGAATGGTGCCTGGAGCGCGGCGCCCGCACCGTGCTGGTTCGCCCGGCGCCGGTGCCCGGCTTCAAGGGCAGCCGATCGTTCGGCCTCGAGGAGTTCGACCCGTTCTGGCAGGCCTGCATCCAGGCCGAGATCCCGGTCTCGATGCACGCTTCGGACAGCGGTTACTCCGAATTCGCCAACGTCTGGGAGCCCGGTGACGAGTTCCTGCCCTTCAAGCCGACCGCATTCCGAAGCTTTGCGATGGGCCACCGGCCGATCCTGGACGCGATGGGTGCGCTGGTGTGCCACGGTGCACTGTCGCGCAATCCCGAGTTGCGGATTCTGTCGATCGAAAACGGCGCCGACTGGGTGCCTGACCTGTTCAAAGGCCTCAAGGGCGTGTACAAGAAGATGCCGCAGTCGTTCAGCGAGGACCCCATCGAGGCGTTCAAGCGCTGTGTGTACATCACCCCGTTCTGGGAGGACCGATTCACCGAGATCGTCAAGATGGTGGGCACCGACCGGGTGATGTTCGGATCCGACTGGCCGCACCCCGAGGGTCTGAAGGACCCCATCACCTTCGTCGACGAGCTGACCGACTTCGACGAAGAGGACATCGCCAAGATCATGGGCGGTAACTTGATGAAGCTGATGAAGGTCGCCAACCCGGTTTCAGCCTGA
- a CDS encoding SpoIIE family protein phosphatase, whose protein sequence is MAAEMDWDETVGKAEDVRRIFESVPALIVGLQGPEHRFIAVNAAYRAFNSTFNAVGLTAREVFPELESQQIYRMFDRVYETGERQTGTEWRLQVDADGSGLQDRYFDFIVTPRRGADGSIEGVQLIFDDVTSRVQARLAAEARVEELSQRYRHVRDSATVMQQALLAPSVPVLPGVDVAAEYLVAAEDTAAGGDWFDALALGDRLVLIVGDVVGHGVEAAAVMSQLRTAVRMQIMAGQSIAEALEAVDRFREHVPGSKSATLCVGSLDFATGEFQYCTAGHPPPLLVAADASSRYVQPSGAGPLGSGAGFPMCTEVLGVGDSILLYTDGLIERPGRPLGASTAEFAELAANVASGASGFIIDSPARYIDRVCSETLELLLRSTGYNDDVTLLAAQRRTPSPPLHMTLDATLHAARQVRAGLREWLAEIGADAADISDVVHAMSEFVENAVEHGYGTEVSNGSDVVVVQASIGGDGNLHASVTDRGQWKDYREGGQGRGRGLAMAEALVSHSQVTSGPDGTTATMTHRLSRPANFVADSLVSRSMQHRATDPEFVSLVGSGELAGRIVVSGDIDSNTAPELDRQIAVESRSGIAPLTIDLSAVTHLGSAGVSALADARDRARRQGGDCVLVAPPGSPAHHVLSLVQIPVVSEAREASGEAEGIFAEE, encoded by the coding sequence ATGGCGGCCGAAATGGACTGGGACGAAACCGTGGGCAAAGCCGAAGACGTGCGGCGCATCTTCGAGAGCGTGCCCGCATTGATCGTGGGCCTGCAGGGCCCCGAACATCGGTTCATCGCCGTCAACGCCGCCTATCGCGCCTTCAATTCGACGTTCAACGCGGTAGGCCTCACCGCACGCGAAGTCTTTCCCGAGCTGGAGAGCCAGCAGATTTACCGGATGTTCGACCGGGTGTACGAAACCGGTGAACGACAAACCGGCACGGAGTGGCGGCTGCAGGTCGACGCCGACGGTTCGGGACTGCAGGACCGATACTTCGACTTCATCGTGACGCCACGTCGCGGCGCGGACGGATCGATCGAGGGTGTGCAGCTCATCTTCGACGACGTGACGAGCCGGGTGCAGGCAAGGCTGGCCGCCGAGGCGCGCGTCGAAGAACTGTCGCAGCGGTACCGCCATGTCCGCGATTCCGCGACCGTCATGCAGCAGGCGTTGCTGGCCCCGTCCGTACCCGTTCTTCCCGGCGTCGACGTGGCGGCCGAGTACTTGGTGGCCGCGGAAGACACCGCGGCCGGCGGCGATTGGTTCGATGCGCTGGCCCTCGGGGATCGCCTGGTGCTCATCGTCGGCGACGTCGTCGGCCATGGCGTCGAGGCGGCCGCGGTGATGTCCCAGCTACGGACCGCCGTGCGGATGCAGATCATGGCGGGACAATCGATCGCGGAAGCGCTCGAGGCGGTCGATCGCTTCCGCGAACACGTACCCGGATCGAAATCGGCCACCTTGTGTGTGGGCTCGCTCGACTTCGCGACGGGTGAATTCCAGTACTGCACCGCCGGACACCCGCCGCCCCTGCTGGTGGCCGCCGACGCGAGTTCGCGGTACGTGCAGCCATCCGGGGCGGGGCCGCTGGGAAGCGGTGCCGGCTTTCCGATGTGCACCGAAGTGCTCGGCGTGGGCGACTCGATCCTGCTCTACACCGACGGCCTGATCGAGCGCCCGGGCCGCCCGTTGGGTGCCAGCACCGCCGAATTCGCCGAACTGGCCGCCAATGTCGCCAGCGGTGCCAGCGGCTTCATCATCGACTCTCCGGCGCGATACATCGATCGCGTTTGTTCGGAGACGCTCGAGCTGTTGCTGCGGTCGACCGGTTACAACGACGATGTCACTTTGCTTGCGGCGCAACGGCGTACGCCGTCACCACCGCTGCATATGACGTTGGATGCGACGCTGCACGCCGCACGCCAGGTGCGTGCCGGGCTGCGCGAATGGTTGGCGGAGATCGGCGCCGACGCCGCTGACATCTCCGATGTCGTCCACGCGATGTCCGAGTTCGTTGAGAACGCGGTCGAACACGGTTACGGCACTGAGGTTTCGAACGGTTCCGACGTTGTCGTCGTGCAGGCGTCGATAGGCGGCGATGGCAACCTGCATGCGTCGGTGACCGACCGCGGCCAGTGGAAGGACTACCGCGAAGGTGGGCAGGGCCGCGGACGCGGGCTTGCGATGGCCGAAGCCCTGGTGTCCCATTCGCAGGTGACGTCCGGACCCGACGGAACCACCGCGACGATGACGCATCGGCTCTCGCGACCCGCCAACTTCGTGGCCGACTCGCTAGTCAGCCGCTCCATGCAACACCGGGCAACCGACCCCGAATTCGTCTCGCTGGTCGGCTCGGGAGAGTTGGCCGGCCGCATCGTCGTCAGCGGCGATATCGATTCGAACACCGCGCCCGAGTTGGACCGCCAGATCGCCGTCGAAAGCCGTTCCGGCATAGCGCCTTTGACGATCGACCTGAGCGCGGTCACCCACCTCGGTTCGGCGGGCGTCAGCGCGCTCGCCGACGCCCGCGATCGGGCGCGCAGGCAGGGCGGTGACTGTGTGCTGGTGGCGCCGCCGGGCAGTCCGGCACACCATGTCTTGTCACTGGTCCAAATCCCGGTCGTCAGTGAGGCCAGGGAGGCCAGTGGCGAAGCCGAGGGCATCTTCGCCGAGGAGTAG
- a CDS encoding acyl-CoA dehydrogenase family protein, with amino-acid sequence MTESVAEFAARARTWLADNMPAIDPASPPAAPRDEPGPWQRARELQKRLYEGGFAGICFPREYGGLGLQYEYQKAFDEESLCYEMPLILNVPTFAICCATLLDTGSEDQKRRHIAAALRGDEVLVQLLSEPSGGSDLAGVITRADRQGDRWVINGAKTWSTSAFAADYGLCLARTNWDVPKHDGLTMFLVPIAHPGITLRRITHVNGGSEFCEEFLDGVDVGDDAVVGEVDGGWAVASRQLYHERRAVGQGSEFASGSGHEGGHTTPVDYADLAEKTGQAGSERVRQLAGRALTHRVVAEQLIDHVYRSVRDGTLPPAGGTLIRLFHADTVMLEMDTAMAIAGAAGVVGEDGEGLQTGLRYLARQSIAIGGGTTEMARNVIGERILNFPREYAADRGVPFNQVRHSQAG; translated from the coding sequence ATGACCGAATCCGTTGCCGAGTTCGCTGCCCGAGCCCGAACGTGGTTGGCGGACAACATGCCTGCTATTGATCCCGCGTCGCCGCCGGCCGCCCCACGCGACGAGCCGGGCCCCTGGCAGCGAGCAAGGGAACTGCAAAAGCGGCTCTATGAAGGCGGATTCGCGGGAATCTGCTTTCCCCGCGAGTATGGCGGCCTGGGCCTTCAGTACGAATACCAGAAGGCGTTCGACGAGGAATCCCTCTGTTACGAGATGCCGCTGATCCTGAACGTCCCGACGTTCGCCATCTGCTGCGCCACACTGCTCGACACGGGCAGCGAAGACCAGAAGAGGCGGCACATCGCGGCCGCCTTGCGGGGCGACGAGGTGCTGGTGCAGCTGTTGAGCGAACCCAGCGGCGGATCGGATCTGGCCGGGGTGATCACGCGGGCCGACCGGCAGGGCGATCGGTGGGTGATCAACGGCGCCAAGACCTGGAGCACCAGCGCGTTCGCCGCCGACTACGGATTGTGCCTGGCGCGCACCAATTGGGACGTGCCCAAACACGATGGCCTGACCATGTTTCTGGTACCGATCGCGCATCCGGGCATCACCCTGCGGCGCATCACGCACGTGAACGGTGGCTCCGAGTTTTGCGAGGAGTTTTTGGACGGCGTCGACGTCGGCGACGACGCCGTGGTGGGTGAGGTCGACGGGGGCTGGGCAGTGGCGTCTCGGCAGCTGTACCACGAACGCCGCGCGGTCGGGCAGGGCTCGGAGTTCGCCAGCGGTTCCGGCCACGAGGGCGGGCACACCACGCCGGTCGACTATGCCGACCTGGCGGAAAAGACCGGACAGGCCGGCAGTGAGCGCGTGCGCCAGCTGGCCGGTCGCGCACTGACGCACCGCGTGGTCGCCGAGCAACTGATCGATCACGTGTACCGCAGCGTCAGGGACGGCACACTGCCGCCGGCCGGCGGGACGCTGATCAGACTGTTCCACGCCGACACCGTGATGCTGGAAATGGATACGGCGATGGCGATCGCGGGCGCGGCGGGCGTGGTCGGGGAGGACGGCGAGGGCCTGCAGACCGGGCTGCGATACCTGGCGCGGCAGTCGATCGCTATCGGCGGCGGCACGACCGAGATGGCCCGCAACGTCATCGGCGAACGGATCCTGAACTTCCCGCGGGAGTACGCCGCCGACCGCGGGGTGCCGTTCAATCAGGTGCGGCACAGCCAGGCCGGCTGA
- a CDS encoding acyl-CoA dehydrogenase family protein — translation MTAVDSPEKILFASTTQAFLQKEAPLRYVRELHAEGASFDPAWWRKATELGWTSLLVPEELGGGSVSGSGLADLAMVAEQLGKTVAPGPLYPVSVVLAGLVECTDSQAHAEIVESLMSGEMVASWAVSEPGRGWAPHDPSVTATRTDSGYRIDGIKDRVEAGAQSATLLVVARSGDEVRQFLVPTDAPGVRVEAQQSIDLVKHYARVFFDGVLVDASAAVGTPAETAALIDRQSQIAQVLQCAEVVGILQTVFDFTVQWALDRYTFGRPLASYQALKHRFADMKMWLEACRATTAAAVSDVAARAAGAGLSASIAKSYVGEMAGQIIQACVQMHGGIGVTWEHDLHLYLRRVTLYRSMFGTPEEHNLRVFEAEKAIRGA, via the coding sequence ATGACCGCTGTCGACTCTCCCGAAAAGATACTCTTCGCCTCGACCACCCAAGCTTTCCTGCAAAAAGAGGCGCCCCTGCGCTACGTCCGGGAGCTGCACGCCGAGGGCGCGTCCTTTGACCCGGCGTGGTGGCGCAAGGCCACCGAACTCGGGTGGACGAGTTTGCTCGTTCCGGAAGAGCTCGGCGGGGGCAGCGTTTCGGGAAGCGGCCTGGCGGATCTGGCCATGGTCGCCGAACAGCTCGGCAAGACAGTGGCACCCGGACCGTTGTATCCCGTCAGCGTGGTCCTGGCGGGGCTGGTCGAGTGCACCGACTCGCAGGCGCACGCCGAAATCGTCGAGTCGCTGATGTCGGGCGAAATGGTCGCGTCGTGGGCGGTTTCCGAGCCGGGCCGCGGGTGGGCGCCGCACGATCCGTCGGTGACGGCCACCCGCACCGACTCCGGGTATCGCATCGACGGCATCAAAGACCGTGTCGAGGCGGGCGCCCAGAGCGCCACGCTGCTGGTGGTGGCGCGAAGCGGTGACGAGGTGCGCCAATTCCTGGTTCCGACGGACGCGCCCGGCGTGCGGGTCGAGGCGCAGCAGTCCATCGATCTGGTCAAGCACTACGCGCGGGTTTTCTTCGACGGGGTTCTCGTCGATGCTTCCGCGGCGGTCGGCACTCCCGCCGAGACCGCGGCGCTGATCGACCGGCAGAGCCAGATCGCGCAGGTGCTGCAGTGCGCCGAGGTGGTCGGCATCCTGCAAACGGTGTTCGACTTCACCGTGCAGTGGGCGCTGGATCGCTATACATTCGGCCGGCCCCTGGCGTCCTATCAAGCGCTCAAACACCGGTTCGCCGATATGAAGATGTGGCTGGAAGCTTGCCGCGCAACGACTGCCGCGGCGGTCTCCGACGTCGCCGCCCGCGCGGCGGGAGCCGGCCTGTCGGCCAGCATCGCCAAGTCCTATGTGGGGGAGATGGCGGGCCAGATCATTCAGGCCTGTGTGCAGATGCACGGGGGCATCGGCGTCACCTGGGAACATGACCTGCACCTGTATTTGCGGCGGGTTACGTTGTACCGCTCCATGTTTGGCACCCCGGAGGAACACAACCTGCGTGTGTTCGAGGCGGAGAAAGCCATCCGAGGCGCATGA